A window of Cryptomeria japonica chromosome 3, Sugi_1.0, whole genome shotgun sequence contains these coding sequences:
- the LOC131065991 gene encoding pentatricopeptide repeat-containing protein At3g24000, mitochondrial: MVLPNASLLPRHLSIGAQIQHTYAQRQQKMKNKTQVSARIGDSVSSITRAAVVGGSKELALDSSSVVENLKTLHRQGNLQKATQVLSLMDLHGVQVSSDTYSRLLQACAKRKAIEEGEVIHAHILKTAFEPTVYLTNNLLTMYVNCGSIENARRVFDKMPQRNVVSWTVMIAVYVQKSYYWQALELFNQMILAGTVPDQFVLASVLRACAEMGVFSLGKQLHGCVLKKGFGLNVRVGSSLVSVYAKCGSTEAAHKVFEGMLQQDAVLWNTMIAGYVQSGQAEEAIELFCKGVREKMELNQYIFSTVIRACTDLSDIEFGKQVHAQMIKYSLNSDVYAGSALITLYCTCNNLGDAHKLFVRLHKLDLVSWTTIISGYAQNGYGEKALELFYQLQRTGMKPDEFICASILQVCSNLKLLAKAREMHACIMKSKFWNGISVGSALITAYAKCERIEDAQQVFDKMYERNMISWTAIIAGYSQHGLFEECLTLFSQMQLAGLKPNLFTLTCVLDSCASSTQLEHGLIIHAYIIKTGYESDISMKNALVSMYGECGNVKDAYKVFNEICERDVISWTAMSAGYIHNGDGEEALKLFREMQQTGLKPNQFTFTSAFTAISNLMSLNQGKELHAYVTRIGFEFDVAVGNALITMYAKCGSINYACEVFHRMPQHDILSWNSMIAGYAQHGYGKKALQLFEQMQKTGMKPNHITFIGVLSACSHSGLVNEGVDLFDSMNQEHVIVPRVEHYVCMVDLLGRAGYLHEAENIINTMPYKPNDYVWRSLLGSCRIHGNEEIGLHAAECLLELQPQDDAAYVLLSNIYAAAGRWDDVARVRKLMKQMGVEKEPGYSWIRVRNKVHAFVSRDKLHPLKERIYAKLDKLSEQIKEVGYVPDISCVLHNVDEDQKEYYLRYHSERLTIAFGLISLPFGMPIRIFKNLRVCGDCHTATKLISKVVGVEIIVRDTTRFHHFKDGVCSCGDYW; this comes from the exons ATGGTACTCCCAAATGCATCGCTACTTCCGAGGCATCTCTCAATAGGTGCGCAAATACAGCATACCTATGCTCAGAGGCAGCAGAAGATGAAGAACAAAACCCAG GTGTCTGCAAGAATTGGGGACAGCGTCTCTAGTATCACCAGAGCTGCTGTTGTTGGAGGCTCAAAAGAATTGGCATTGGATTCTTCCAGTGTTGTTGAAAATTTGAAAACGCTTCATAGACAAGGAAACCTGCAAAAAGCTACTCAGGTGTTGAGTCTGATGGATCTACATGGAGTTCAGGTGAGTTCTGATACTTATTCTAGATTACTACAAGCTTGTGCCAAGAGAAAGGCTATTGAAGAGGGTGAAGTTATCCATGCCCACATATTGAAAACTGCTTTTGAACCTACTGTGTATTTGACAAACAACCTTCTTACCATGTATGTTAATTGTGGGAGTATTGAGAATGCACGCagagtgtttgacaaaatgccccAACGAAATGTTGTGTCATGGACAGTTATGATAGCAGTCTATGTACAGAAGTCATATTATTGGCAGGCTTTGGAACTATTCAATCAGATGATATTGGCTGGCACAGTTCCAGATCAGTTTGTTTTAGCATCTGTGCTGCGTGCATGTGCAGAGATGGGAGTCTTTAGTTTGGGGAAGCAGCTCCATGGGTGTGTGCTTAAAAAGGGGTTTGGGTTGAATGTTCGTGTGGGAAGTTCTCTTGTTTCTGTGTACGCAAAATGTGGGAGTACAGAGGCTGCCCACAAAGTGTTTGAAGGTATGCTTCAGCAGGATGCGGTGTTATGGAatacaatgattgcaggatatgtccAAAGTGGGCAGGCTGAGGAGGCCATTGAACTATTTTGCAAAGGAGTGAGAGAAAAAATGGAATTAAATCAGTATATTTTCTCCACTGTTATTAGAGCTTGTACTGATCTTTCTGATATCGAGTTTGGCAAGCAAGTTCATGCTCAAATGATTAAATATAGTTTAAACTCAGATGTTTATGCAGGAAGCGCTCTGATTACCTTGTATTGCACATGCAATAATCTTGGGGATGCCCACAAACTATTCGTGAGACTGCACAAATTAGACTTGGTATCATGGACAACAATTATTTCAGGATATGCTCAGAATGGCTATGGTGAGAAGGCCCTAGAACTCTTTTATCAATTGCAGAGAACAGGAATGAAACCAGACGAGTTTATCTGCGCAAGTATTCTACAAGTATGCTCTAACCTAAAACTATTAGCAAAAGCCAGAGAGATGCATGCGTGCATCATGAAATCTAAATTTTGGAATGGCATATCTGTGGGGAGTGCCCTCATTACCGCCTATGCAAAATGTGAGAGAATAGAAGATGCCCAGCAAGTGTTTGATAAAATGTACGAGAGAAACATGATCTCTTGGACTGCTATAATTGCAGGATATAGCCAGCACGGCCTTTTTGAAGAATGCCTCACACTGTTTTCCCAAATGCAATTAGCAGGGTTGAAACCAAACCTTTTTACCTTGACCTGTGTGCTTGACAGTTGTGCCTCTTCAACACAACTTGAACATGGtctaattattcatgcttatattatCAAAACGGGATACGAATCAGACATTTCTATGAAGAATGCCCTTGTTTCCATGTATGGGGAATGTGGGAACGTCAAGGATGCATACAAAGTCTTTAATGAAATTTGTGAACGCGATGTCATCTCCTGGACTGCAATGAGTGCAGGGTATATACATAATGGAGATGGTGAGGAAGCTCTTAAACTCTTTCGTGAAATGCAGCAGACAGGATTGAAGCCTAACCAGTTTACATTCACAAGTGCCTTCACTGCAATTTCCAACCTAATGTCCCTCAACCAGGGAAAAGAACTCCATGCCTATGTCACCAGAATTGGATTTGAATTTGATGTCGCTGTTGGGAATGCCCTTATTACCATGTATGCAAAGTGTGGTAGCATAAATTATGCATGTGAAGTGTTCCACCGAATGCCTCAACACGATATACTCTCTTGGAATTCAATGATTGCAGGGTACGCACAGCATGGATATGGAAAGAAGGCCCTTCAGTTATTTGAACAAATGCAAAAGACAGGCATGAAGCCCAACCACATTACTTTTATTGGAGTTCTCTCTGCCTGCAGTCATTCAGGTCTTGTTAATGAAGGTGTTGACTTATTTGATTCGATGAATCAAGAACATGTTATAGTGCCAAGAGTGGAGCACTATGTATGCATGGTTGATCTTCTTGGCCGAGCAGGATACCTGCATGAGGCAGAGAACATCATTAATACAATGCCATACAAACCTAATGACTATGTGTGGCGTAGCTTGCTCGGTTCCTGTAGAATCCATGGAAATGAAGAGATAGGATTACATGCAGCAGAATGTCTTCTTGAGTTGCAGCCACAAGATGATGCAGCATATGTGTTGTTATCAAATATCTATGCTGCAGCTGGCAGGTGGGATGATGTAGCAAGAGTGAGAAAACTGATGAAACAGATGGGAGTGGAAAAGGAGCCTGGATATAGCTGGATTAGAGTCAGAAACAAAGTGCATGCATTTGTTTCAAGAGACAAATTACACCCTCTAAAGGAGAGGATCTATGCTAAGCTTGACAAGCTAAGTGAGCAAATTAAGGAGGTGGGATATGTGCCTGACATTAGCTGTGTGCTACATAATGTTGATGAGGATCAGAAAGAATACTATCTTCGATACCATAGTGAGAGGCTGACTATTGCTTTTGGGCTTATCAGCTTACCCTTTGGTATGCCCATACGGATTTTCAAGAACCTCCGTGTCTGTGGGGATTGTCATACTGCCACTAAATTGATTTCTAAGGTTGTTGGTGTTGAAATCATTGTTAGGGATACAACTAGGTTTCACCATTTCAAGGATGGTGTGTGCTCATGTGGGGACTATTGGTAA